The uncultured Bacteroides sp. DNA segment ATTTGGCATAATTTTCACCAGCGTTTCCATTCCTATATCAGATTGGTGGGGTGGTTCTCATGCCATCAAGAAACAGAATCTACAGACTATGATTGCCGAAAATAATCGAAAAGATTCATCCGATCTACTGATTATTCAGATGCAGAAGTTATGGAATGATCTGAGCGAGTCATACAAACAAGTGAAATTAGCGGAAGAGTCTGTTGCAACAGCCACTGAAAACGTTCGGCTGAACACGGATTACTACAAAGCCGGCACAGTGACTTTAAGTGACTTATTGGATTCGCAAATGCTACTACAAAAAAGCAGGGACCAATACACTGATGCTTATATGCAACATCTAGTAAAACAAACGCAATACCTGCAAGCAACTGGGCGCTAAAGGGATAAAAGCAGCACAAGAGTGGCGGATACTATTCAATACATCCGTCACACTTACGATATTCTTTGGGAGATAACTCTGTGTGATGTTTAAAGTATTTGCCAAAAAATGATTGATTAGCAAAATGAAGTTCTTCGGCTATTTCCTGAATGCTTTTTCCCGTAGATTTGAGTAAAGCTTTTGCTTCAAGAATAACAAAATCATCAATCCACTCGCCGGCAGTTTTACCACTCACCTCTTTCACCACCCTTGAAAGATATTTAGGAGTAAGGAACAACTTATTGGCATAGTAGATCACATTTCTCTCTTTACGAAACGTACTATTCAACAGATGGAGAAATTGCTCGAAAAGTTCTTCTTTACGACTTTCATGAACCACCACCTGAGGCATTTGCTTTCTATAAATGTTATATATATCATAAAATAAAGCTAGAACCAATCCATGAGCTATTTCCTTACGGCAGTGATTGTCATTTTGTATTGCTTTTTTAAGCAGAAAAGTATAATAATCCAGAATACATTTCTGATCTTCTTCGTCAATGCTGATGCAGGGCTGATCTTTTAAATAAAAGATGAATGGTAGCAAACCTTTCAATTTTGGAAAGATATTATCGATAAAGTTCTTAGACATCAAAATAAAAATGCCCGAGAAATCGGAACTAATCTCGATGCTCTGCAAAATCTGTTCGGGCATAATGAGCATCAGAGAGCCAGAGGAGAGTTGCTGCTTTTTCAAATTTATCTCCAATTGCCACTTGCCTTGCAAGCAAAGTACCATTACGGCAGCCTCCAGTCTTTCCGGATAACTATACAATGGAAAGTCTTTCACATCATCGAAGAGGGCAAAGTCATCATCAATAGAATGGTTATTTAGAGAAGCTGCTACCGTCAAAAAATTCAGATGTGCTATCTTTGGCATAACTCAAAAAGTATATCATTACACAATTTTTCAAGGAAATATTGATCCGTTTCATCAAAGAAACGAAGCATGTCACTATCGATATCGAGTACTCCCCATACTTCGCCATCCTTCAATAGAGGAATCACTATTTCGGATCGAGAGATCGAACTACAAGCAATATGACCGGGAAAAGCATCGACATCAGGTACCAGCTGAGTAACTCTCTGTAGCCAAGCAGTGCCGCACACTCCTCTACCCAACTTTATACGAGTACAAGCTACCGGCCCTTGAAACGGGCCAAGAACCAATTCTTCAGATTTTACCAGATAAAAGCCCACCCAAAAGAAATCGAATGAATCTTTTAAAGCAGCACACACATTTGCCAGATTGGCCACAAGATCACTTTCTCCTTCGATCAGAGATTGTATTTGTGGCAACAACGAGCTATATTTCTCTTCTTTACTACCCGAAATAACGATTAATTCTTCAGCCATTTTTATATATTGCCAATAAATATTATATCAAAAACAAACAACCCGAGACAAAATAATAGACCTCAATGATTGAACAATAAACGGGCATCTCTCTTTGCTGCCGGCACAGTCCATTCTTCAGGAATAAATTTCCAATGCCCTAAAGATTGCGGATATAGCGTATCACTCTTTTCTATGTACTTCATCATATAGAATCGGAGATCTTTGTCGGTAGAACTAATAATTCTTTTTTTAAGTTCATCCTGTGGAATACCGGCGCCTTTTGTTAATAGCTCTCCTCCTCCGTTACCGCGATAAGAGTTTAATGCCACTTTATAAATATGATCCATCCGAAAAGGAGTTCCACTCGCCATACTTACTATGGTTATCTTGTGCCCTTTAGGTTGAGTAACATCTACGGTATAAATAATTCCGGCAGCAGAATCAAAGTTGAAACTGAAGTTTTTAAAAGTAGTACGTTCTTCATTAGCACAAAAATTATCATTCAACCATACTAAATGATCCCAAGGTGATTTCATCTGATTCGTCCACCAGTAATAGGATTCCTCCAAATAATCCTTAATCTCCTTACCGGAAAGTTGCATAGTATAGAGCATATTCTCGTATTTATAAAGGTTAAACATATCGCTCACATAAACATCTCCCTTCTTTATCTCAGCATCAAAAGAAAGCGGAGCAGTGAAAGAAACATCAGCACCCGAAATAGTCAACTGCAACTGATGAATTAAATCGACAAATGGAGATGGCCCTACATAGGCAGGCCAAGAAGTAACCGTTTCAGTAAAGTATCCCAGTCGCTTAGAAACAAATTTTCCCACAGCGTCATATTGCGAAGCAAATTTGGTCATGAATTCTTCGCTCACTCCATATTTAATAACTTCCGTAAGAGCTCCGTTTACACATTTGCTCTGAACCTTTCCATTCTTCAACTTTAATGTTACGTCTACATCAGCCACCACCACTCCGTTATTAGCCGGATTAATAATCAGCACAGAGTCTCCTGCCACATTCATCACCTTTTTGCAATCGGCAATATGGTCATGACCAATCATCACAATATCGAAACCGGGAACGTTACAAGCCACACTCACAGAAGCATTTTCTTTGTATTTATCCCCAAGTATCATACCTTCTTGCCCTGAATGAAAAAGTCCGATTACAACATCAGGTTTCTCTTTCTCACGGATAATCTTCATCCATTTGCGGGCTGTCTCTTCCATATCATCAAAACGCATTCCCGACCAAAGATTCTCTGAAAGCCAAACCGGAATGGCCGGAGTAATCATCCCCAAGATTACAATTTTAACTCCATCTCTTTTAAAGACGACATAAGGCTTCAAATAAGTATTATTATTCGATGTACGTATAATATTGGCACCCAAAATAGGAAAATGACATTGACTAACCCAGCGATCAAAGACCTTATGCCCCGTTTCAACATCATGATTTCCCATATTGCCTGCATTATAACCCATAAAATTCATCATTTCGCTGCAAACATGAGGAGAGACAGTATCAATAAAATTATAATAGTAAGAAGAAGGCTGTCCTTGAAGTATATCACCATTATCAAGCAAAATTAAATTATCTTTATACACTTTTCGTTCACTTTGAACCATTGCATGAACACGAGACAAGCTACCGACCCATTCTTTTTGCTGAATAAAACTATAAGGAAAATAATTGCCGTGAATATCACTAGTTTCAACAAATTTCAGTTTTACTTCTTTCTCTTGCGCATATAAAACGGAGCAAAAGAGGAAAAAAGGAAGAGAGAAAAAATAGGATTTCAAATTCATATTTTATTAATCTTTAATAGGGTGTGTAAATACAATACGAGCTCCATCATGATAGTTTGTGTCTACCCAAATACTTCCTCCCCATTTAGTAACAATAAGTTGGCATATCGAAAGACCTAAACCGGCTCCTTGAGTATATTCATTCAGTTTCGTAAATCGCTCAAACACTTGTTGATGTTTATCTTGCGGGATCCCACACCCGGAGTCAGTAACAGCAAACTCCACGAAGCTATCATAAACTGCAAACTCCAATCTTATCATTCCGGAATCGGTATATTTATTGGCATTAGAGAGTAAATTGAAAAGGATTTGTTGCAAACGACTCACGTCGGTCTTCAGTTCAAAAGATTCATAAGAAGAAGAAAAAAAGAACTCATTATCAGACTTCTTAGCGAAATCAAAAGAAGCTAAAATTTGACGACATAACAAAATAACATCACTCTTCTCATATTCAAATTTGACTCTATCACTTTCGAGCTTTGACACATCAAGAATATCATTTATCAACCTTAAAAGCATATCGGAATTTGTTTTAACAATATCAATGTAATTACGTTGTTCTTCCTCCGTATTCCCTCCCGAAACTAATACTTCTGAAAAACCAACTATCGCATTCAAAGGTGTTCTTATCTCATGGCTCATATTAGCTAAAAAAGCCGTTTTCAATCTATTAGATTCTTCTGCCCTATCTTTCGCTATGCGAAGTTCTCCTTCAGATATCTCAAGATTATCTTTCAACCTTTTTGTTCTGAAGTAAAAAAACAGAGAGATACACAAAGCTAGAATCAGCAGTATCAGGAAAGCTATAATTCCCAATAAAAAAGATTTATATTGCTCATAAAAAGGAGTAGGTTCATTAACAAACTCATATTCTTTTTTGCCAAGAACAGACAAGTTTATACCCTTTTTTTGAACAACCTTATAATCAAACAAAAGCTTATTTTTCACAATTTCGACATGCAGTGTCTTCGACCGAGGATTCTTTTGCATTTTTATTATCTGCCGGGCCAAATCTCTACCGAAAATATGATAGTTTGGCATGATGCCACCTAGAGCCCAATAACCAAATCCAGTGACAGTTAAGGAGAAAGCAGGAGTTTGGGGATTCGCATCCATCATAACGTATGCCGCATTATGCACAAAATAGCCATCATTCATATCGACCTTCCAAGTTCCTAAAAGAATAGCTGTATTTGGAGGTAATTTACGCAATTCTTCAACAATAGTATAAATGGTATGCGAACGGCCATCAAGAAGAATAAGCCTCAAGTCTGGAAATTTCTTCATTTCCTTCCTTACATGGGCTTGTAAAGATACTCCTCCATAACTATTATCGGATATAAAAGCTATATTACGAGTATTTGGATAAAGTTTTTTTATTAGATTAATATTTCCGATTACATCATATTCATACATAAACCCAGCTTTAACCTGGTGTTTCAACGAATCAGCAAAAAAATCGACAGATTCAGGCATCCATTTTTGCAAAGAAACAGGCTTATCCGGCAATAAAACGGCATTCTTACTAACCATACAACAGATAACCGGTACATCATTCACAAGAGAATCTTTCTGAGATAAGTAGGATGCCCACGCTTCTTGCCCCAACAGAATCATAGCCTCTGGTTTCATTCTGCCTGTATATTTTTGAAGAAGCCCCCTCATCTTTACTTTCCAAGACATAAATTCCGAAAAACTCTTGCAATTAAGGTTTTCAATAACCACATTTCGAGTTCCACCAAGTTTATGATATTCGTCCATAAATTCAGATATATTGGCCGAAGTAGGATGGGCATCAGGATTATACGAACTGATAATCAGAATAGAATGACCTTTACCCGCAGCAAATAGTCTTGCCGGAGTGACAAGAAATATCATAAGAAATAGAGAGCAAATTAGGCCTAAAATAGTTTGACACAATCATAGGGGGTATTGACATTTTCATTCTATCTGAGGTGCAAATATAACATAAAGTTGCAGTTTATAAAAGATTAAATGAATACATTTGCAAATTAATATCACAAAAAATTAAAAAATGGAACTATTTATCAACATGATATCTTCTACTTTGAATATATCGGAAAGACAAATTAAAAACACACTGGCTTTATTAAAAGAAGGAGCTACTATTCCGTTTATTAGCAGGTATAGAAAAGAAGCAACCGAAGGATTAGACGAAGTTCAGATAGAAAATATAAAAGAACGATACGAAAAACTTGTTGAGTTGAGCAAGCGCAAAGAAACCATTATAAGCACGATCAATGAACAAGAAAAATTAACCCCTGAACTACAGAAACGTATTAATGAGACATGGGATTCTATTGTGCTGGAAGATATTTATTTGCCTTACAAACCGAAGAGAAAAACCAGAGCAGAAATGGCTCGTCAGAAGGGACTGGAGCCACTGGCTATGTTGCTCCTGATGCAACGAGAGAATAGTTTGATGACCAAAGCCTCTTCTTTTGTAACTAGCGATGTAAAAAATACAAATGAAGCCATAAAAGGAGCACAAGACATCATTGCCGAAATAGTGAACGAAGATGAACGTGCCCGCAATCAGATAAGAAATAGATTCAACCGTCAAGCAGTTGTTTCTGCTAAAGTAGTAAAAGGCAAAGAAGAAGAGGCAAGTAAATATCGTGATTATTTCAATTTTTCAGAGCCATTGAAACGTTGTACTTCTCACAGGTTATTGGCTATTCGTAGAGCTGAAGCAGAAGGATTACTCAAAGTATCCATCACGCCTGATGACGATGAATGTGTAGACCAATTGGAAAGACTGTTTGTACACAGCAACAACGAATGCGGAAGATATGTAGCAGAAGCTGTTCAGGATGCTTACAAAAGATTGTTGAAACCATCTATTGAAACCGAATTTGGAGCCATAAGTAAAGAAAAAGCCGACGAAGAAGCTATACGTGTTTTTGCCGAGAATTTACGTCAACTACTTTTGGCAGCTCCTCTGGGACAAAAAAGAGTGTTAGGTATCGATCCCGGCTTTCGCACAGGATGTAAAGTGGTCTGTCTTGATGAACAAGGAAATCTTTTACACAACGAAAACATATACCCTCATCCTCCGGTAGACAAACAGGCGGAAGCAACTTCCAAATTAAGAAAAATGATAGAAGCATACAACATAGAAGCCATAGCTATTGGCAATGGAACAGCTAGTAGGGAAACTGAATATTTTGTCACTAAGCAACAATTTGACCGGCCGGTAAAAGTGTTCGTAGTGAGCGAACAAGGAGCATCTATCTATTCGGCATCAAAAACAGCCCGCGATGAATTTCCCGATTACGATGTCACTGTGCGGGGAGCTGTTTCCATCGGTCGTCGGCTGATGGATCCGTTAGCCGAATTGGTCAAGATTGATGCTAAATCAATAGGTGTGGGTCAGTATCAACATGATGTGGAGCAGGGAAAATTGAAAAAATCTCTTGATCAGACTGTAGAAAATTGCGTGAACCTTGTAGGCGTAAATCTCAATACGGCCAGTAGCCATTTGCTAACGTATGTGTCTGGACTAGGTCCCCAATTAGCGCAAAACATAGTGAACTATCGATCAGAAAACGGAGCTTTTCGTTTACGAAAAGAGTTGATGAATGTTCCACGAATGGGCGCTAAAGCTTTTGAGCAATGTGCCGGCTTCTTGCGCATCCCACAAGCTGTTAATCCGTTAGATAATACAGCCGTTCACCCTGAAAGCTATTGTATTGTCGAGAAGATGGCAAAAGACTTAAAGTGCACTGTATCGGAACTGATCGCAAACAAAGAATTAAGACTACGAATTAATCTGGAACAATATATCACCTCCACTGTGGGATTACCTACATTGCATGACATTATGCAAGAACTAGACAAGCCGGGAAGAGATCCACGACAAACCATACGCGTTTTTGAGTTTGACAAAAACGTACGTAACATAAATGATTTGTCAGAAGGAATGATACTTCCGGGCATCGTAGGCAACATCACCAATTTTGGTGCTTTTGTAGATATAGGAATTAAGGAGAATGGATTGGTGCACCTGTCTCAATTGGCGGAGAAGTATATTACAGATCCTACACAAATAGTCTCCATCCATCAACATATAATGGTAAAAGTGCTTAGTGTGGATATGCAAAGAAAGCGTATACAACTAACAATGATTGGAGTAGAACAAAATAACTAAAAGACGAAGTTTAATCCCTTCAGCAAATTTCTACTAAGGGCTTAAACTTTGAAGCTCTTTCCATACTCGCTTTTTCGAACATTCTTTTTCTCAAACCAATAAATGATAGCCCCTGTAGTGGCTATCAGCAATACAGTGCAGATAATGGAGCCTTCAAAACCGAAATCCCCACCATTAATGATGTTTTTCTCTGGTAAATACAGAGTGAATATTGAAGGAAAGAGCTTGGCACCACTTACTTCGTAGCCAAGCACCGGACCCTGCAACCAATTCCAAAAGACATGCAAGGTAATGGGAAAGCACAGATTTCGGGTATAAAGAAAAGCTGCTCCCAACATCAATCCGGCTAAAAAAATGTTGAATATTGGCAGAAAAGCAATATTAGGATTAAACAGATGCATCAGTGCAAAAATGAAAGAAGAAATGCACAAAGCCACAAACTTATTCATGCACGACATTAGGCGTGAAAGTATATAACCACGTATCATCACTTCTTCCATCAAAGCAGCCACGATAAGAACACAAAAACTACCCAGAAGTATTTCTCCATCAAAATGAACGTCCGTAACCTCTACAACACCCAACAGCAGAGAGGTACCAAATCCAAGAAAATAAAGTAATAATGCTAAGCTAATCCCTAGAAGGAAGTCACGCCCCCGACCTTTTATTCCAAACCCCAAATCGGATAGTGGACGGCAATCAAGGTATAGAATAAATAAAACGGCCGGAATGAAAACACCTAAAAACATCGCCAAACTTGAAAAGAATTGTTGCAACATGCCAATTTGACCTGTAGACACCCCAAAAGCCAAATAAACGAATGCTGAAAACACACTCATTAAAAGAATGGAAGTAAGTGTATATAATAGTATAGTAGCCCATACAGGAAGCATTGGACGGGCTAAAGCTTCATTTCCCATAATTGCATAATAATTTGTTAATCTAGCAGCAAAAATAGCTATAAAAAACAAAAAGTTCATCTCTTACTAAAGTATATCACTATATTTGTCTAAACATTCATTTTGAACCATGAAAATAAAACATTTGTTCGCCATCATGGCTATTGCTGCAAACATTGCAGCAATTACTGCACAAGTAAATAAAACGTTCTTCGTGCCTAAGCCAGGAACGATGATCTCTCTACTGACTGAAGAGGAAGCACGTAATGTAACACATCTTACCCTGACCGGAAAAATCAACGCAATAGATTTTAAACATATGCGAGATGAATTTGACCATCTGCAGGTGCTCGACATTTCCAATGCCGAAATTAAGATGTATGTGGGCAAAGAAGGTACTCATTCCGACAAATTCTATGTATACCCTCCCAATTGCATCCCGGCTTACGCATTTAGTAAGTTAGAAAAAGGTATTTATAAAGGTAAGCAAACTCTCAAAAAGGTTATACTATCAGAAAAAACACGAAACATAGAAGATGCGGCGTTCAAAGGGTGTGAAAATTTAAGTATCTGCCAGATAAAAAAGAAAAAAGCGCCCAATCTTTTACCAGAAGGTTTGGCTGACAGTATAACCGCTATATTTGTTCCACTGGGCAGTAGTGATGAATATCGAATGAAAAACAGATGGGAAAAATTTGCTTTTATAGAAGGAGATCCTCTGGAAGCAAGTGTGCAGATTGGATTGATGGGAAGTCTTGAGAGTGAAATTATAAAGGCCGGTCTACAACCTAAAAACATCAATTTCCTAACGATTGAAGGAAAAATGGATAATGCCGATTTTAAGTTAATATGCGATTATATGCCCAATCTGGTGTCCTTAGACTTAGCAAAAACGAATGCGACGAACATTCCTGAATTTACTTTTGCGCAAAAAAAATATTTGCTCCGGATTAAATTGCCTCACGGATTAAAAATTATCGGGCAACGAGCATTTAGTAATTGCGGGCGACTTTGCGGAACACTTGAGCTTCCCGGTAGCGTAACTGCTATTGAATATGGGGCATTCATGGGATGTAGCAATCTTCGTCATGTTATGGCTACCGGCAATAAGATAACAACGTTGGGCGACAACCTCTTTGGTGATGAAAATAGTAAACTGATTTACAAATAAAAAGTCCTTCCAACAATAACATACGCTCATAAAATAATTGCCCCGTTATAAACCTTAGGCTGTATAACGGGGCAATTATTTTATGAGTTTTCGGTGTCAATCTTCTCCGTACATTCGCTTGCGAATCTCTTTAATGTGATCAGAAATTATGTATTCATCATACTCCATGATCTTATCAATAACACCATTTGGTGTAAGTTCAATGATACGGTTTGCTACCGTTTGTATGAACTCATGGTCATGAGATGAAAATAGTACATTTCCTTTGTATGATTTCAAATTGTTATTGAAAGCTTGTATAGATTCCAAATCTAAATGATTGGTAGGAGTATCAAGAATAAGGCAATTTGCGTTTTTAAGTTGCATACGAGCAATCATACAACGCATCTTTTCTCCTCCCGAAAGTACATTTACTTTCTTCAAAACTTCTTCGCCCGAGAATAACATCCGTCCTAAAAAGCCCTTCATATATACCTCGTTTCCTTCGCCAAACTGACCAAGCCAATCAACCAAATTCAAATCTGAATTAAAGAAGTCAGTATTGTCAACCGGCAAATATGCTGTAGTTATCGTTACCCCCCAATTGAAATGACCTGTGTCAGCCTTTAAGTTTCCGTTGATAATTTCAAAGAAAGCCGTCATCGCCCTTGGGTTACGCGATAGAAAGACTATTTTATCTCCCTTCTCTACATTAAAATTGATATCATTAAACAGTACTACTCCTTCTTCTGTTTTCTTGCTCAGACCTGCAACCTCAAGAATCTGATTACCCGGGTCTCTTTCCGGAGTAAAAATAATACCCGGATACTTACGAGATGAAGGCTTAATCTCATCAACATTAAGTTTCTCAAGCATCTTTTTACGACTGGTAGTTTGCTTACTTTTAGATACATTGGCACTAAAACGACGAATAAATTCTTCCAGTTCCTTCTTCTTTTCTTCAGCTTTAGCTTTCTGGTTTTGTTGTTGACGCAAAGCAAGCTGACTTGATTCATACCAGAAACTATAGTTACCGGCAAACATGTTTATCTTACTATAATCAATATCAACCGTATGTGTACACACTGAGTCGAGGAAGTGGCGGTCATGACTAACAACCAGTACCGTATGTTCAAATCCTGCGAGATATTCTTCTAGCCATGTAACCGTTTCCATATCCAGATCATTGGTCGGCTCATCAAGCAATAAGTTATCAGGATTACCGTACAGTGCTTGCGCAAGCATCACACGCACTTTCTCCTTACCACTAAGCTCGCCCATCAACATATAATGTCTATCCTCTTTAACTCCTAAACCACTAAGCAAAGATGCTGCATCACTCTCGGCATTCCAACCATCCAGTTCGGCAAATTTTTCCTCTAATTCCGAAACTTTAAGGCCATCTTCATCCGTAAAGTCCTCTTTGGCATACAGAATTTCACGTTGTTTCATGATATCCCAAAGAATCGTGTGTCCCATCATTACAGTATCCATTACTGTATGTGAATCCCATTTAAAGTGATCCTGACTTAGCACAGATAAACGTTCACCGGAACCTAATGCAATTGAACCGGTTGTTGGATCCAAATCGCCATATATAGTACGCAAAAACGTAGATTTCCCTGCACCATTAGCTCCAATAATTCCATAACAGTTACCACTAGTGAATTTCAAATTCACTTCATTAAACAATATCCTTTTCCCAAATTGTACCGAAACATTCGAAACTGTGATCATCCTATCTTCTTTGTTTTAATTTCCGGTGCAAAGGTAGGCATTTTTAATGAATAATGCGACAAACAGGATGCGTCAATCTGGCATATATATGCTACCTTTGCCGTCCATTATGGCAAGAAATTGAAACTGGCAAAGTTTTTGCTGTAAAACTGACAGATTATAGATCGTGCATAATTTTAGAAGAAGATATTTGCATAACCAGAAAAATAATGATAAAGATATGAATCCGAACAACAAAGAAACGGTCAGAGAAGAAGAGTCAAAAGCGGAAACAAAGCAGAATTCAGTGGAAGAAGAGTTGCAAAATGCAGCAAACGAAAAGATCGCCATTGAAGAAGTTACGGAGGAAGCATCTCCATTGTCAACGGAAGAGCAACTAGCTAAACAACTAGAAGAAGCGCTCACTCAAATAGAAGATCAAAAAGATAAATATCTGCGGCTTTCTGCCGAATTTGATAATTACCGAAAAAGAACGATAAAAGAAAAAGCAGAGCTCATCTTGAATGGTAGCGAGAAGAGTA contains these protein-coding regions:
- a CDS encoding Tex family protein, with product MELFINMISSTLNISERQIKNTLALLKEGATIPFISRYRKEATEGLDEVQIENIKERYEKLVELSKRKETIISTINEQEKLTPELQKRINETWDSIVLEDIYLPYKPKRKTRAEMARQKGLEPLAMLLLMQRENSLMTKASSFVTSDVKNTNEAIKGAQDIIAEIVNEDERARNQIRNRFNRQAVVSAKVVKGKEEEASKYRDYFNFSEPLKRCTSHRLLAIRRAEAEGLLKVSITPDDDECVDQLERLFVHSNNECGRYVAEAVQDAYKRLLKPSIETEFGAISKEKADEEAIRVFAENLRQLLLAAPLGQKRVLGIDPGFRTGCKVVCLDEQGNLLHNENIYPHPPVDKQAEATSKLRKMIEAYNIEAIAIGNGTASRETEYFVTKQQFDRPVKVFVVSEQGASIYSASKTARDEFPDYDVTVRGAVSIGRRLMDPLAELVKIDAKSIGVGQYQHDVEQGKLKKSLDQTVENCVNLVGVNLNTASSHLLTYVSGLGPQLAQNIVNYRSENGAFRLRKELMNVPRMGAKAFEQCAGFLRIPQAVNPLDNTAVHPESYCIVEKMAKDLKCTVSELIANKELRLRINLEQYITSTVGLPTLHDIMQELDKPGRDPRQTIRVFEFDKNVRNINDLSEGMILPGIVGNITNFGAFVDIGIKENGLVHLSQLAEKYITDPTQIVSIHQHIMVKVLSVDMQRKRIQLTMIGVEQNN
- a CDS encoding HAMP domain-containing sensor histidine kinase, translated to MIFLVTPARLFAAGKGHSILIISSYNPDAHPTSANISEFMDEYHKLGGTRNVVIENLNCKSFSEFMSWKVKMRGLLQKYTGRMKPEAMILLGQEAWASYLSQKDSLVNDVPVICCMVSKNAVLLPDKPVSLQKWMPESVDFFADSLKHQVKAGFMYEYDVIGNINLIKKLYPNTRNIAFISDNSYGGVSLQAHVRKEMKKFPDLRLILLDGRSHTIYTIVEELRKLPPNTAILLGTWKVDMNDGYFVHNAAYVMMDANPQTPAFSLTVTGFGYWALGGIMPNYHIFGRDLARQIIKMQKNPRSKTLHVEIVKNKLLFDYKVVQKKGINLSVLGKKEYEFVNEPTPFYEQYKSFLLGIIAFLILLILALCISLFFYFRTKRLKDNLEISEGELRIAKDRAEESNRLKTAFLANMSHEIRTPLNAIVGFSEVLVSGGNTEEEQRNYIDIVKTNSDMLLRLINDILDVSKLESDRVKFEYEKSDVILLCRQILASFDFAKKSDNEFFFSSSYESFELKTDVSRLQQILFNLLSNANKYTDSGMIRLEFAVYDSFVEFAVTDSGCGIPQDKHQQVFERFTKLNEYTQGAGLGLSICQLIVTKWGGSIWVDTNYHDGARIVFTHPIKD
- a CDS encoding helix-turn-helix domain-containing protein; translated protein: MPKIAHLNFLTVAASLNNHSIDDDFALFDDVKDFPLYSYPERLEAAVMVLCLQGKWQLEINLKKQQLSSGSLMLIMPEQILQSIEISSDFSGIFILMSKNFIDNIFPKLKGLLPFIFYLKDQPCISIDEEDQKCILDYYTFLLKKAIQNDNHCRKEIAHGLVLALFYDIYNIYRKQMPQVVVHESRKEELFEQFLHLLNSTFRKERNVIYYANKLFLTPKYLSRVVKEVSGKTAGEWIDDFVILEAKALLKSTGKSIQEIAEELHFANQSFFGKYFKHHTELSPKEYRKCDGCIE
- a CDS encoding leucine-rich repeat domain-containing protein; the encoded protein is MKIKHLFAIMAIAANIAAITAQVNKTFFVPKPGTMISLLTEEEARNVTHLTLTGKINAIDFKHMRDEFDHLQVLDISNAEIKMYVGKEGTHSDKFYVYPPNCIPAYAFSKLEKGIYKGKQTLKKVILSEKTRNIEDAAFKGCENLSICQIKKKKAPNLLPEGLADSITAIFVPLGSSDEYRMKNRWEKFAFIEGDPLEASVQIGLMGSLESEIIKAGLQPKNINFLTIEGKMDNADFKLICDYMPNLVSLDLAKTNATNIPEFTFAQKKYLLRIKLPHGLKIIGQRAFSNCGRLCGTLELPGSVTAIEYGAFMGCSNLRHVMATGNKITTLGDNLFGDENSKLIYK
- a CDS encoding type II CAAX endopeptidase family protein, with protein sequence MGNEALARPMLPVWATILLYTLTSILLMSVFSAFVYLAFGVSTGQIGMLQQFFSSLAMFLGVFIPAVLFILYLDCRPLSDLGFGIKGRGRDFLLGISLALLLYFLGFGTSLLLGVVEVTDVHFDGEILLGSFCVLIVAALMEEVMIRGYILSRLMSCMNKFVALCISSFIFALMHLFNPNIAFLPIFNIFLAGLMLGAAFLYTRNLCFPITLHVFWNWLQGPVLGYEVSGAKLFPSIFTLYLPEKNIINGGDFGFEGSIICTVLLIATTGAIIYWFEKKNVRKSEYGKSFKV
- a CDS encoding bifunctional metallophosphatase/5'-nucleotidase; translation: MNLKSYFFSLPFFLFCSVLYAQEKEVKLKFVETSDIHGNYFPYSFIQQKEWVGSLSRVHAMVQSERKVYKDNLILLDNGDILQGQPSSYYYNFIDTVSPHVCSEMMNFMGYNAGNMGNHDVETGHKVFDRWVSQCHFPILGANIIRTSNNNTYLKPYVVFKRDGVKIVILGMITPAIPVWLSENLWSGMRFDDMEETARKWMKIIREKEKPDVVIGLFHSGQEGMILGDKYKENASVSVACNVPGFDIVMIGHDHIADCKKVMNVAGDSVLIINPANNGVVVADVDVTLKLKNGKVQSKCVNGALTEVIKYGVSEEFMTKFASQYDAVGKFVSKRLGYFTETVTSWPAYVGPSPFVDLIHQLQLTISGADVSFTAPLSFDAEIKKGDVYVSDMFNLYKYENMLYTMQLSGKEIKDYLEESYYWWTNQMKSPWDHLVWLNDNFCANEERTTFKNFSFNFDSAAGIIYTVDVTQPKGHKITIVSMASGTPFRMDHIYKVALNSYRGNGGGELLTKGAGIPQDELKKRIISSTDKDLRFYMMKYIEKSDTLYPQSLGHWKFIPEEWTVPAAKRDARLLFNH
- a CDS encoding GAF domain-containing protein, coding for MAEELIVISGSKEEKYSSLLPQIQSLIEGESDLVANLANVCAALKDSFDFFWVGFYLVKSEELVLGPFQGPVACTRIKLGRGVCGTAWLQRVTQLVPDVDAFPGHIACSSISRSEIVIPLLKDGEVWGVLDIDSDMLRFFDETDQYFLEKLCNDILFELCQR